The sequence below is a genomic window from Anopheles cruzii chromosome 3, idAnoCruzAS_RS32_06, whole genome shotgun sequence.
CTCGGTGCAACAACAAGTAAGTAACATCTTATAATCCTCATCTTGGATTCCAATATTTCTACTGTTAATATAATTTATAATTCGTAAACCGAAAACCCTTTTTAAATTGCAGAACTTTCTGTACTACCTATGAGTTCATTCGAGGGAATGAACTCGAGAAACAACAAGAGCAATAACAACTGTCAACACGGAGCTGTCACGCTATCCGTCGTCGGTGTTTTGGTTAAGTTTCCTGTGAAATTTTGTAGTTATTTTTGCTAGTCAAAACGTACTTATTTCGTCTAATTATTAGTGTAAAACGTGTATCCGTTTTGGTCTTATTGCGTACGTGCGGTAGGTATAGCCGTTTATGTTGAAATGCTGTAGTATTTTCCCTGATTAATTACACACCGCACCGGTATCAAACTTCTAACCTAACACCTCGTCTTACAGAAAGTGATTTGTTTGTGATTTGTGATCCTGTGCACTGAAAGTGCTGCTACAGCAAGCCATGGGAACGTGGAGTAGATTCATGTCGAAAAAGCTCATTTCTGCCACGGCCATCGGCGTAAGTGGGGTAGCCGGATATTGGTTGAtaacacggaacggaaccacggAACTGACCGATCGACATacggttctcaactctttcACAACCAACTATGAGCCATCTCCCTGCTCTCTTTGGGATCACAATTGGGATCAGTAAGTGTCCCTTCCAGCTTTGAGCCGTTTTGGCCAATCACCCGTTTCGGAGTTCTGATTGCAACATTCGCTTTCTGTTATAGCCGTGATCCGCGAAGTCTCGTGAAGCCACTAAAGAAAAGTGAAGACCCGGAGGCACAGAAAGATTATCTCAAGGaagtggagaagaaaaaaggccGCGCTACACGGCATCTGATTCTGATCCGCCACGGTCAGTACAATTTGGACGGTGAAACCGATCTTGAACGCATACTGACGGAGGTTGGAAGAAAACAGGCCGACTTGACCGGCAACCGACTGAAGGCTCTCGATATGCCGTACGATGCCATAGTGCGATCGACAATGTCCCGCGCGCAGGAGACGGGAGCAATCATTGGCCGTTCACTGCCCCACCTAAAGTTCAAAGACTGTTCACTCCTTGAAGAAGGTGCCCCAATCCCGCCGGAACCACCGATCGGCCATTGGCGTCCAGAAGCT
It includes:
- the LOC128272921 gene encoding serine/threonine-protein phosphatase Pgam5, mitochondrial — its product is MGTWSRFMSKKLISATAIGVSGVAGYWLITRNGTTELTDRHTVLNSFTTNYEPSPCSLWDHNWDHRDPRSLVKPLKKSEDPEAQKDYLKEVEKKKGRATRHLILIRHGQYNLDGETDLERILTEVGRKQADLTGNRLKALDMPYDAIVRSTMSRAQETGAIIGRSLPHLKFKDCSLLEEGAPIPPEPPIGHWRPEASQFFQDGARIESAFRKYFYRADPSQKEDSYTIIVCHANVIRYFACRALQIPAEAWLRFSLGHASISWISIYHNGRVSLRTLGDCGHMPKEMLTR